Proteins from a single region of Nocardioides anomalus:
- a CDS encoding UPF0182 family membrane protein, protein MSELFDEDPRDTPADRPPSRRSRALVITAIVLVVAFFALTTFANFYTNVLWYRDIGFGSVYSRLLWTRVVLFLVFGVLMGVVVAVSMVVAFRTRPLFHPQSPEQSGLDRYRQAVTPIRTWLVIGLALLLGIFAGTSGAGEWRSYMLWRNGVPFERKDAYFGKDIGFFVFDLPWYHFLTDFVMAVTVVALLAAAVVHYLYGGIRLQSPGDRLSGAAQAQLSVLLGVFVLAKALDYWLDRYDLAFQKGSLLTGITYTDDNAVLPAKAILMGIALICAVLFFVNVWRRTWLLPSLGLSLLVLSAILLGLIWPGIVQQFQVKPSEADKESGYISKNIDATRAAYDIDTVAEYRLPASGTPAAAVDAENDQNITSVPLVDPALVRDVFQQNQQVRGYYSTADVLDVDRYDIEGNDRALVLGVRELDQGALNSDVKNWLNLHTVYTHGNDVIAAFANQRGVQNTPLELGDTDRTQWAEGNQPGQDALEQAVGKYETRVYFGENSPDYSVVGKASDDAPSVELNLNTAASGDEDAETTTTYDGAGGVPVGSTFRQLLYAIKFGSTNFLLSGRVNANSEVIYNRDPADRVRKVAPWLTLDDDIYPAVIDGKIEWIVDGYTTTDQFPGSERESFKTMTDDTLQDETGLRTLPTDEINYMRNSVKATVDAYDGTVTLYAWDDQDPILKAWSAAFPGTVKPNSDIPDDLREHLRYPEDMFKVQRYQYARYHVTDPNAWFQDNNRWDVPEDPNPTGTAKSLQPPYRMFVTQPSGLIPSGSDSETEDTVPTDATWSMTSTFVPYKRSNLAAYVSVDSDATSDDYGQIRVIDVIDEQQQGPGQVANNMRSDPTVSATLAEFNRSGNSVSYGNLLTVPVGDELMYVEPVYVRLATTNAANFPILRYVLVSYQGDVGIGRSLSAALESALDGSQQNSDDPTDGTTPTPTPSGEPSDQPTDEPTGQPGSVRELLALAQQEFEAADQALSAGDLAEYQRHIQKAQDYVNQALGTEGGGGGAGSGGATDTPSASPSGASPTP, encoded by the coding sequence GTGAGCGAGCTGTTCGACGAGGACCCGCGGGACACCCCCGCGGACCGCCCGCCGTCCCGGCGCTCACGCGCCCTGGTGATCACCGCGATCGTGCTGGTGGTCGCCTTCTTCGCGCTGACGACGTTCGCGAACTTCTACACCAACGTGCTGTGGTACCGCGACATCGGCTTCGGCTCGGTCTACAGCCGGCTGCTGTGGACCCGCGTCGTGCTGTTCCTGGTCTTCGGCGTGCTCATGGGCGTCGTGGTCGCGGTGAGCATGGTCGTCGCGTTCCGCACGCGCCCGCTGTTCCACCCGCAGTCACCGGAGCAGTCCGGCCTCGACCGCTACCGCCAGGCCGTCACGCCGATCCGGACGTGGCTGGTCATCGGTCTCGCGCTGCTGCTCGGCATCTTCGCCGGCACCTCCGGTGCGGGGGAGTGGCGCAGCTACATGCTGTGGCGCAACGGGGTGCCCTTCGAGCGCAAGGACGCCTACTTCGGCAAGGACATCGGCTTCTTCGTCTTCGACCTGCCCTGGTACCACTTCCTCACCGACTTCGTGATGGCCGTGACCGTGGTCGCGCTGCTGGCCGCGGCGGTCGTGCACTACCTCTACGGCGGGATCCGGCTGCAGAGCCCCGGCGACCGGCTCTCCGGAGCCGCGCAGGCGCAGCTCTCGGTGCTGCTCGGCGTCTTCGTGCTGGCCAAGGCGCTCGACTACTGGCTGGACCGCTACGACCTGGCCTTCCAGAAGGGCTCGCTGCTCACCGGCATCACCTACACCGACGACAACGCGGTGCTGCCCGCCAAGGCGATCCTCATGGGCATCGCGCTGATCTGCGCCGTGCTGTTCTTCGTCAACGTCTGGCGCCGCACCTGGCTGCTGCCCTCGCTCGGACTCTCGCTGCTGGTGCTGTCCGCGATCCTGCTCGGGCTGATCTGGCCCGGCATCGTGCAGCAGTTCCAGGTCAAGCCGAGCGAGGCCGACAAGGAGTCGGGCTACATCTCCAAGAACATCGACGCCACGCGCGCGGCGTACGACATCGACACGGTGGCGGAGTACCGCCTGCCCGCGAGCGGGACCCCCGCCGCCGCGGTGGACGCCGAGAACGACCAGAACATCACCTCGGTCCCGCTCGTCGACCCCGCGCTGGTGCGCGACGTGTTCCAGCAGAACCAGCAGGTGCGCGGCTACTACTCGACCGCCGACGTGCTCGACGTGGACCGCTACGACATCGAGGGCAACGACCGCGCGCTCGTGCTCGGCGTGCGCGAGCTCGACCAGGGTGCCCTCAACAGCGACGTCAAGAACTGGCTGAACCTGCACACCGTCTACACCCACGGCAACGACGTGATCGCGGCGTTCGCCAACCAGCGCGGCGTGCAGAACACCCCGCTCGAGCTCGGCGACACCGACCGCACCCAGTGGGCCGAGGGCAACCAGCCCGGCCAGGACGCGCTGGAGCAGGCGGTCGGCAAGTACGAGACGCGGGTCTACTTCGGCGAGAACAGCCCCGACTACTCCGTGGTCGGCAAGGCCAGCGACGACGCCCCGAGCGTCGAGCTCAACCTCAACACCGCCGCCTCCGGCGACGAGGACGCCGAGACCACCACGACCTACGACGGCGCCGGCGGCGTGCCGGTCGGCTCGACGTTCCGCCAGCTGCTCTACGCCATCAAGTTCGGCAGCACGAACTTCCTGCTGTCCGGGCGCGTGAACGCCAACTCCGAGGTGATCTACAACCGCGACCCGGCCGACCGGGTGCGCAAGGTCGCCCCGTGGCTGACCCTCGACGACGACATCTACCCCGCCGTGATCGACGGCAAGATCGAGTGGATCGTCGACGGCTACACCACCACCGACCAGTTCCCGGGCTCCGAGCGCGAGTCGTTCAAGACGATGACCGACGACACGCTGCAGGACGAGACCGGCCTGCGCACGCTGCCGACCGACGAGATCAACTACATGCGCAACTCGGTCAAGGCCACCGTGGACGCCTACGACGGCACCGTGACGCTCTACGCGTGGGACGACCAGGACCCGATCCTCAAGGCGTGGTCCGCGGCGTTCCCCGGCACCGTCAAGCCGAACTCCGACATCCCTGACGACCTGCGCGAGCACCTGCGCTACCCCGAGGACATGTTCAAGGTCCAGCGCTACCAGTACGCCCGCTACCACGTGACCGACCCCAACGCGTGGTTCCAGGACAACAACCGCTGGGACGTCCCCGAGGACCCGAACCCGACCGGGACCGCCAAGAGCCTGCAGCCGCCGTACCGCATGTTCGTGACCCAGCCCTCGGGCCTCATCCCCTCCGGCTCGGACTCCGAGACCGAGGACACCGTCCCGACCGACGCCACCTGGTCGATGACGTCGACGTTCGTGCCCTACAAGCGCAGCAACCTCGCGGCGTACGTCTCGGTGGACAGCGACGCCACGTCCGACGACTACGGCCAGATCCGGGTCATCGACGTCATCGACGAGCAGCAGCAGGGCCCCGGCCAGGTCGCCAACAACATGCGCTCGGACCCGACCGTCTCCGCCACGCTCGCCGAGTTCAACCGCTCCGGCAACTCGGTCAGCTACGGCAACCTGCTGACCGTGCCCGTCGGCGACGAGCTGATGTACGTCGAGCCGGTCTACGTCCGCCTGGCGACCACCAATGCGGCCAACTTCCCGATCCTGCGCTACGTCCTGGTCTCCTACCAGGGCGACGTCGGCATCGGCCGCTCGCTCTCGGCCGCCCTCGAGTCCGCCCTGGACGGCAGCCAGCAGAACTCGGACGACCCGACCGACGGGACCACGCCCACCCCCACCCCCAGCGGTGAGCCGTCCGACCAGCCCACCGACGAGCCCACCGGTCAGCCCGGCAGCGTCCGGGAGCTCCTCGCCCTGGCCCAGCAGGAGTTCGAGGCCGCCGACCAGGCCCTCTCGGCCGGCGACCTGGCCGAGTACCAGCGCCACATCCAGAAGGCGCAGGACTACGTCAACCAGGCCCTCGGCACCGAGGGCGGCGGTGGCGGCGCCGGCAGCGGCGGCGCGACCGACACCCCGTCCGCCTCACCGTCGGGAGCCAGCCCCACCCCCTGA
- a CDS encoding LLM class flavin-dependent oxidoreductase, with the protein MTDYGHEVRFGLSIDPGVGGLSRAFQLAGQADRLGLDLLAVQDHAYQPSHLDTWTLLTYLSAATERISVMPDVADLQLRPPAVLAKAASTLSLMNGGRVQLGVGGGPFPDAIAGMGASRREPSVMVTYADAAVEILIKALRGGPTQGGNEEYRVDYVAGPAAPSSPQVWLGAQKKRMLDLVGRRAQGWISPLNIYVPAEDVPAKQQLIDNSARAAGREPADIARIWNVIGTIASSTEGAGHSPTGGLTGDTSTWVDFLADAVVELGFDTFIFWPVANSDRTEEQQLELFATEVVPAVRQSVADLRRAR; encoded by the coding sequence TTGACCGACTACGGACACGAGGTCCGCTTCGGACTCAGCATCGACCCTGGAGTCGGTGGCCTGAGCAGGGCCTTCCAGCTGGCCGGACAGGCCGACAGACTGGGCCTCGACCTGCTGGCCGTCCAGGACCACGCCTACCAGCCGTCGCACCTCGACACCTGGACGCTGCTCACCTACCTCTCGGCGGCGACCGAGCGGATCTCGGTCATGCCGGACGTCGCCGACCTCCAGCTCCGCCCGCCCGCCGTGCTCGCCAAGGCCGCGTCGACCTTGTCGCTGATGAACGGCGGTCGCGTCCAGCTGGGCGTGGGCGGCGGCCCGTTCCCCGACGCCATCGCCGGGATGGGCGCATCGCGCCGCGAGCCGTCCGTCATGGTGACCTACGCCGACGCTGCCGTCGAGATCCTCATCAAGGCGCTCCGGGGAGGCCCGACTCAGGGCGGAAATGAGGAGTACAGGGTCGACTACGTCGCCGGGCCGGCGGCACCGAGCAGCCCCCAGGTCTGGCTGGGCGCACAGAAGAAGCGCATGCTCGACCTGGTGGGTCGCAGGGCCCAGGGCTGGATCTCCCCGCTCAACATCTACGTGCCGGCCGAGGACGTTCCCGCCAAGCAACAGCTCATCGACAACAGCGCCCGCGCCGCCGGACGCGAACCCGCCGACATCGCGCGCATCTGGAACGTGATCGGCACGATCGCCAGCAGCACTGAGGGGGCCGGCCACAGCCCCACCGGCGGGCTCACCGGCGACACCTCGACGTGGGTCGACTTCCTGGCCGACGCCGTGGTCGAGCTCGGCTTCGACACGTTCATCTTCTGGCCCGTGGCCAACTCGGACCGGACCGAGGAGCAGCAGCTCGAGCTCTTCGCGACCGAGGTGGTACCCGCCGTCCGGCAGAGCGTCGCGGACCTCAGGAGGGCCCGGTGA
- a CDS encoding PPA1309 family protein: MSDALDPLSLDEDLDPALAAAVLEIESHHAQGGWDQPSRLYALVPTADLVLREPALAAAMGLDDASAEGSLTPIEQEQLPPDRFESSLAEIAWGPDVAGCAAVVERLVLPPDADDELPDDPSAAAAYAAEHPDRQEVRMVVGVTRAGATYCALRLRAHDDDQSVVGGPDLVPELVALLTATLEPVEEDEEL; encoded by the coding sequence ATGAGCGACGCCCTGGACCCGCTGTCCCTCGACGAGGATCTCGACCCCGCCCTGGCGGCGGCCGTGCTCGAGATCGAGTCCCACCACGCGCAGGGCGGCTGGGACCAGCCGAGCCGGCTCTACGCCCTCGTCCCCACCGCCGACCTGGTGCTCCGCGAGCCCGCGCTGGCCGCGGCCATGGGCCTCGACGACGCCTCGGCCGAGGGGTCGCTGACCCCGATCGAGCAGGAGCAGCTGCCGCCGGACCGCTTCGAGTCGTCGTTGGCCGAGATCGCCTGGGGACCCGACGTCGCGGGCTGCGCGGCGGTGGTGGAGCGCCTGGTGCTGCCGCCCGACGCCGACGACGAGCTGCCCGACGACCCGAGTGCCGCGGCGGCGTACGCGGCCGAGCACCCGGACCGCCAGGAGGTCCGGATGGTCGTCGGCGTGACCCGCGCCGGGGCGACGTACTGCGCGCTGCGGCTGCGCGCCCACGACGACGACCAGTCGGTCGTCGGCGGACCCGACCTGGTCCCGGAGCTGGTCGCTCTGCTGACCGCCACGCTGGAGCCCGTCGAGGAGGACGAGGAACTGTGA
- a CDS encoding FAD-binding oxidoreductase translates to MTTPVGQPTLPDSVRTVTPEDDAYRFLRSTYTTRHSPAQILVPRSVDEVSQAVRYAAATRLPVSIRSGGHGLDGLSSNDGGIVVDLGAMNSVSLLEAPAGAEPPLVRVGAGARWAQVASALAPYELAISSGDHGNVGVGGLATAGGLGWLVRTYGLTVDHVRAATVVLPSGEVLRADDAEPDLLWAVRGAGSFVGVVTDLDIEPMRLPAVQLSQVVIELDDHGVALRRWSGFMHTAPRELTMSGIVAASGHQLVLVLTAVFAGADPRAADAALAPLFARRGVHGGAFEPAHYSDLVPTNHLHANVGQQPATTTNALLRRLDDDSARALIATARHPERPFLQIRAIGGAINDVHRDATAFAHRSAEVLVTATVFPPQDRRGLDSAARSLRRHATGAYRNFESHPSEETFRRAFPGPTGDRVRRLAQRYDPEGVLRRSGATRR, encoded by the coding sequence GTGACCACGCCGGTCGGTCAGCCGACCCTGCCCGACTCCGTCCGGACGGTCACACCCGAGGACGACGCGTACCGGTTCCTCCGGTCCACCTACACGACCCGCCATTCGCCGGCCCAGATCCTCGTGCCGCGCTCGGTCGACGAGGTCTCCCAGGCCGTCCGCTACGCCGCGGCGACACGGCTGCCCGTCTCCATCCGCAGCGGTGGCCACGGGCTCGACGGGCTCTCCTCCAACGACGGTGGCATCGTCGTCGACCTCGGCGCCATGAACTCCGTCTCGCTGCTGGAAGCACCCGCGGGCGCCGAGCCACCTCTCGTCCGCGTGGGGGCCGGCGCCCGTTGGGCGCAGGTCGCGTCCGCGCTCGCGCCGTACGAGCTCGCGATCAGCTCCGGCGACCACGGCAACGTCGGCGTCGGTGGACTCGCCACCGCCGGTGGCCTCGGTTGGCTCGTGCGCACCTACGGCCTGACCGTGGACCACGTACGCGCCGCGACCGTCGTCCTGCCGTCGGGAGAGGTCCTCCGCGCCGACGACGCCGAGCCCGACCTGCTCTGGGCGGTGCGCGGCGCGGGATCCTTCGTCGGCGTGGTCACCGACCTCGACATCGAGCCGATGCGCCTGCCGGCGGTCCAGCTCAGCCAGGTCGTCATCGAGCTCGACGACCACGGTGTGGCCCTTCGCCGGTGGTCAGGGTTCATGCACACGGCACCCCGCGAGCTCACCATGAGCGGCATCGTCGCCGCCTCCGGGCACCAGCTCGTCCTGGTGCTGACGGCGGTCTTCGCCGGCGCCGACCCACGCGCCGCCGACGCTGCCCTCGCTCCCCTCTTCGCCCGAAGAGGAGTGCACGGCGGTGCGTTCGAGCCCGCGCACTACTCCGATCTCGTGCCCACCAACCACCTGCACGCCAACGTCGGCCAGCAGCCCGCGACGACCACGAACGCACTCCTCAGGCGGCTCGACGACGACTCGGCGCGTGCGCTCATCGCGACGGCGAGGCACCCGGAGCGACCGTTCCTGCAGATCCGTGCCATCGGCGGCGCCATCAACGACGTCCACCGTGACGCCACCGCCTTCGCCCACCGCAGCGCCGAGGTCCTGGTCACCGCGACCGTGTTCCCACCCCAGGATCGTCGAGGGCTGGACAGTGCGGCCAGGTCACTGCGGCGTCACGCCACTGGTGCCTACCGCAACTTCGAGAGCCACCCGTCCGAGGAGACGTTCCGACGCGCATTCCCAGGGCCCACCGGCGACCGTGTACGTCGGCTGGCGCAGCGCTACGACCCCGAGGGTGTGCTCCGCAGGTCCGGCGCGACGAGGCGCTGA